Proteins co-encoded in one Thamnophis elegans isolate rThaEle1 chromosome 1, rThaEle1.pri, whole genome shotgun sequence genomic window:
- the LOC116513574 gene encoding MOB-like protein phocein isoform X1, whose protein sequence is MVMAEGTAVLRRNRPGTKAQDFYNWPDESFEEMDSTLAVQQYIQQNIRADCSNIDKILEPPEGQDEGVWKYEHLRQFCLELNGLAVKLQSECHPDTCTQMTATEQWIFLCAAHKTPKECPAIDYTRHTLDGAACLLNSNKYFPSRVSIKESSVAKLGSVCRRIYRIFSHAYFHHRQIFDEYENETFLCHRFTKFVMKYNLMSKDNLIVPILEEEVQNSVSGESEA, encoded by the exons ATGGTCATGGCGGAGGGGACGGCTGTGCTGAGGCGGAACAGGCCGGGCACCAAGGCCCAG gatttttataATTGGCCTGATGAATCATTTGAAGAGATGGATAGCACATTGGCAGTTCAACAG TATATCCAACAAAATATAAGGGCGGACTGTTCAAATATTGATAAAATTCTTGAACCTCCAGAAGGACAGGATGAAGGTGTttggaaatatgaacatttaag GCAATTCTGTCTGGAGCTAAATGGTCTTGCGGTTAAACTTCAG AGTGAATGCCAcccagacacatgcacacagatgaCAGCAACTGAACAATGGAtttttctttgtgcagcccataaAACTCCCAAGGAG tgTCCTGCCATTGACTACACTAGACATACACTGGATGGTGCTGCATGTCTTCTGAATAGCAATAAATATTTCCCCAGCAG GGTTAGTATAAAGGAATCGTCTGTAGCCAAACTAGGATCAGTTTGCCGTAGGATTTACAGAATATTTTCACATGCATATTTTCATCATCGTCAAATATTTGATGAATATGAA AATGAGACTTTCTTATGTCATCGGTTTACCAAATTTGTGATGAAATATAACTTGATGTCCAAGGATAACCTGATCGTACCAATTTTAGAAGAGGAAGTGCAGAATTCAGTTTCTGGTGAAAGTGAGGCATGA
- the LOC116513574 gene encoding MOB-like protein phocein isoform X3 produces the protein MAAQAFKKFLPLFDRVLVERCAAETVTKGGIMIPEKSQGKVLQATVVAVGSGSKSKDFYNWPDESFEEMDSTLAVQQYIQQNIRADCSNIDKILEPPEGQDEGVWKYEHLRQFCLELNGLAVKLQSECHPDTCTQMTATEQWIFLCAAHKTPKECPAIDYTRHTLDGAACLLNSNKYFPSRVSIKESSVAKLGSVCRRIYRIFSHAYFHHRQIFDEYENETFLCHRFTKFVMKYNLMSKDNLIVPILEEEVQNSVSGESEA, from the exons ATG GCAGCACAGGCATTTAAAAAATTTCTCCCTCTTTTTGACCGAGTACTGGTCGAAAGATGTGCAGCTGAGACAGTAACTAAAGGGGGAATCATGATTCCAGAAAAATCTCAAGGAAAGGTGCTACAAGCCACTGTTGTGGCAGTTGGATCGGGTTCAAAAAGCAAG gatttttataATTGGCCTGATGAATCATTTGAAGAGATGGATAGCACATTGGCAGTTCAACAG TATATCCAACAAAATATAAGGGCGGACTGTTCAAATATTGATAAAATTCTTGAACCTCCAGAAGGACAGGATGAAGGTGTttggaaatatgaacatttaag GCAATTCTGTCTGGAGCTAAATGGTCTTGCGGTTAAACTTCAG AGTGAATGCCAcccagacacatgcacacagatgaCAGCAACTGAACAATGGAtttttctttgtgcagcccataaAACTCCCAAGGAG tgTCCTGCCATTGACTACACTAGACATACACTGGATGGTGCTGCATGTCTTCTGAATAGCAATAAATATTTCCCCAGCAG GGTTAGTATAAAGGAATCGTCTGTAGCCAAACTAGGATCAGTTTGCCGTAGGATTTACAGAATATTTTCACATGCATATTTTCATCATCGTCAAATATTTGATGAATATGAA AATGAGACTTTCTTATGTCATCGGTTTACCAAATTTGTGATGAAATATAACTTGATGTCCAAGGATAACCTGATCGTACCAATTTTAGAAGAGGAAGTGCAGAATTCAGTTTCTGGTGAAAGTGAGGCATGA
- the LOC116513574 gene encoding 10 kDa heat shock protein, mitochondrial isoform X2, producing MAAQAFKKFLPLFDRVLVERCAAETVTKGGIMIPEKSQGKVLQATVVAVGSGSKSKDGNPQPVSVKVGEKVLLPEYGGTKIILDDKDYFIFRDGDILGKYID from the exons ATG GCAGCACAGGCATTTAAAAAATTTCTCCCTCTTTTTGACCGAGTACTGGTCGAAAGATGTGCAGCTGAGACAGTAACTAAAGGGGGAATCATGATTCCAGAAAAATCTCAAGGAAAGGTGCTACAAGCCACTGTTGTGGCAGTTGGATCGGGTTCAAAAAGCAAG GATGGAAACCCTCAACCAGTTAGTGTAAAAGTTGGTGAGAAGGTTCTACTACCTGAGTACGGGGGTACAAAAATTATACTGGATGATAAG GACTATTTCATATTTAGAGATGGTGATATTCTTGGGAAATATATTGACTGA
- the HSPD1 gene encoding 60 kDa heat shock protein, mitochondrial: protein MLRLPSVLRQLRPVSRALAPHLTRAYAKDVKFGAEARALMLQGVDLLADAVAVTMGPKGRTVIIEQSWGSPKVTKDGVTVAKAIDLKDKYKNIGARLVQDVANNTNEEAGDGTTTATVLARSIAKEGFEKISKGANPVEIRRGVMLAVEAVINELKKLSKPVTTPEEIAQVATISANGDKEIGNIISDAMKKVGRKGVITVKDGKTLNDELEIIEGMKFDRGYISPYFINTAKGQKCEFQDAYLLISEKKISTVQSIVPALEIANNHRKPLVIIAEDLDGEALSTLVLNRLKVGLQVVAVKAPGFGDNRKNQLKDMAIATGGAVFGEEGLSINLEDVQPHDFGKVGEVIVTKDDCLLLKGKGDKTQIEKRIQEIIEQLETTTSEYEKEKLNERLAKLSDGVAVLKVGGTSDIEVNEKKDRVTDALNATRAAVEEGIVLGGGCALLRCIPALDALTPVNEDQKTGIEIIRRTLKIPAMTIAKNAGVEGSLIVEKIMQSSPEIGYDAMLGDFVNMVEKGIIDPTKVVRTALMDAAGVASLLSTAEAVVTEIPKEEKDAAAAMGGMGGGMGGGMF from the exons ATGCTGCGTTTACCATCAGTGCTACGTCAACTAAGGCCGGTATCCAGAGCTCTGGCCCCACACCTTACAAGAGCCTATGCAAAAGATGTGAAATTTGGAGCAGAAGCCAGAGCTCTTATGTTGCAGGGAGTAGATCTTCTAGCTGATGCTGTAGCTGTCACTATGGGACCAAAG GGAAGAACAGTAATTATCGAACAGAGTTGGGGAAGCCCAAAGGTGACAAAAGATGGTGTGACAGTAGCCAAGGCCATTGATTTGAAGGACAAGTACAAAAACATTGGAGCAAGACTAGTTCAAGATGTTGCCAACAACACCAATGAAGAGGCAGGAGATGGTACAACTACTGCGACGGTATTGGCACGTTCAATTGCCAAGGAAGGATTTGAAAAGATCAGTAAAGGAGCAAATCCAGTGGAAATTAGAAGAG GTGTGATGCTTGCTGTGGAGGCTGTGATTAATGAATTGAAGAAATTGTCCAAGCCAGTCACAACGCCAGAAGAAATTGCTCAG GTTGCCACAATATCAGCAAATGGGGATAAAGAAATTGGTAACATAATCTCCGATGCCATGAAGAAGGTTGGACGGAAAGGGGTTATTACAGTGAAG GATGGAAAAACTTTGAACGATGAGTTGGAAATCATTGAAGGTATGAAGTTTGATAGAGGCTACATCTCTCCCTACTTCATTAATACAGCCAAAG GACAGAAATGTGAATTCCAAGATGCTTATCTCTTAATCAGTGAAAAGAAGATTTCCACCGTTCAATCCATAGTACCAGCTCTTGAAATTGCAAATAATCACCGTAAGCCTTTAGTCATTATTGCTGAAGATCTAGATGGAGAAGCCCTCAGCACACTTGTACTAAACAG ATTGAAGGTTGGCTTGCAAGTTGTTGCAGTAAAAGCACCTGGGTTTGGTGACAATAGAAAAAATCAACTTAAGGATATGGCAATTGCTACTGGTGGTGCT GTGTTTGGCGAGGAAGGTTTAAGTATAAATCTGGAAGATGTTCAGCCTCACGACTTTGGTAAAGTTGGAGAAGTCATTGTAACCAAAGATGACTGCTTATTGCTTAAAGGCAAAGGTGATAAGACTCAGATTGAAAAACGGATTCAAGAAATAATTGAACAACTGGAAACCACAACAAGTGAATATGAAAAAGAGAAGCTGAACGAGCGCCTGGCTAAGCTTTCTGATGGAGTAGCTGTATTAAAA GTTGGAGGAACAAGTGATATTGAAGTTAACGAGAAGAAAGACAGAGTCACTGATGCCCTGAATGCCACTCGTGCTGCTGTAGAAGAAGGCATAGTCCTAGGTGGTGGCTGTGCGTTGCTCCGTTGTATTCCAGCATTGGATGCTTTGACTCCAGTCAATGAAGATCAGAAAACTG GCATAGAGATTATAAGAAGAACACTGAAAATTCCAGCTATGACTATTGCCAAGAATGCAGGAGTTGAAGGATCACTGATTGTTGAGAAAATCATGCAAAGCTCGCCTGAGATCGGTTATGATGCAATGCTTGGTGACTTCGTGAACATGGTAGAAAAAGGCATTATTGACCCAACAAAG GTTGTGAGAACAGCGCTGATGGATGCTGCAGGAGTAGCTTCCCTTTTATCTACCGCTGAAGCCGTTGTAACTGAAATCCCCAAAGAAGAGAaggatgctgctgctgctatggGAGGAATGGGGGGAGGAATGGGAGGCGGTATGTTCTAA